CTAAATTAAATTCTCTTGAGataagaaatttgtttaaaaaaaaaaaattcacctcACTGAGCTTAGGAATTCACTTTGTTGATCTTATATAACACAAGTCTTTATGAGGAGGGAATAGTTGTGGCCAATTTTAGACTGTCTATCTTCATAAATGTTGATTTCCTTTAGAAGAACTTAATAATGTAAATAGAtgcaagaaaatattaaaatttaaaagcttATGCAaaggaatttttcttttctaaataatagttcaagctaaacaaaaagtatcaacaaaatttaatatgGATCTGATGAGAAATTTGTTGTCCCCGAACCTCCTAAAGCACCTATAATAACAATTCACAACAATGTCTGCTTTCAGGAACAACTCGCTCCGAGTTTGAGGATCATATGACATGTCACTTTGAACACATTTGTCCTCACTGTGATTACAAGTCTCGAACAGAAGGTCGCCTCAAACGGCACATCAAAGATTTCCACACCGAAGAACCAGCAGACGGTTTTGGTTCCAAGCGCAACATGGGAAGACCTAAAGTCTTTCGATGCAAGCAGTGTGATTTTGTCGCCACTGAAAAGGTAATaacttatccattatgatacatgtaccgaTACTTAAAAATCACCCTTTTTTGGGCacaaaaatttttgattttcaaaattttcaaaaagacatGAGATTTTGATATGAACTTCAATGAAAGATGTTTTATATTGGTCTATTTTCAGAATGACTTTTGGCAGCATGCCCGATCTCACATTAAAGACGAGAAACTTTTGCAATGTCCTCGTTGCGAGTTTGTCACCGAGTACAAGCATCACCTTGAATACCATCTCCGCAATCATTTTGGATCCAAGCCCTTCAAATGCAACAAGTGCAATTATTCCTGCGTGAACAAATCCATGCTGAATTCACACATGAAGTCCCACACTAATGTTTACCAATACCGCTGTGCTGACTGTACCTATGCCACCAAATACTGCCACAGCCTGAAGCTCCACCTGCGGAAATACAACCACAAACCAGCAACCGTCCTGAATAGTGATGGAAGTCTTCCCCAGGGAATCGACGCTGAGTCTTCAGGATTATCCCTGTTACAAAAGAGAGGCCCACCTAGGGGACCAAGGGGACCCAGAAAGGAAAAGTTTGATCCATTTGTGGGTCAGTTTATGTTGCCTCACTCAATGCCCGGAATGGCCCCAACTATGAGTCCAGGGATGATGTCTCCATTCTGGCCTCTGCTTAATCAAGTACCTAACGGTTTGCCTCCTCATCACCCCATGATTCCAACATCTCTCAGTGCTAAGCTACCTCCTCATCTTAATCAAAATAAGATGATGCCTTCATCACCATTTGGCTTTAGGCCTCTCATGCCAGGAAACATGGGGACACCATTCAAATGCAGCCTCTGCTCATTTGCAACAGACATTCAACAAGATTTGCTGCGCCATGTCATGAAAGTCCATGCATCCGAAAACTCAGACCTCTTTTCTATTTTCGGAATTTCCTCAGAAGCCTTGCTGGAGGAACAAAACAGAAAGATGAATTTTCTTtctcaacaacaacaaacaccATTTAGAGAATTAACCACTCCTGAGAAATCCATTCCAACCTCAGCTTATCTTCATGTTAAAACAGAACAACCCACTTCAGAGAGTTCCAAATCAAGTCCCAATTCCTGGCCTCATCTTTCGCCACCTCACAGCAAGCACAACCCAGAAAGCAGACCCACTAGTCACTATAGCATGCCAGATATGAGCGTCAGTTCTTATCTTAATGGCAATACTAGTCCCAAAGAGGCAGATGCACCAGAAGGAGAGGATATTATCAAGCAAATGATGAATAAGTTTGGATCAGGTGTACCTATTGAAAAGTCCCAATCTACTCCAAAACTGCAGCTAGAAAGACCATTCCGTGAAAGTCCACTTGATCTCACAAAACCAAGATCTCCTTCAGATGACATTGATGATGCTGGCATAGATGGAGGGAACTTGTCTAGTGGGGAGAACTCCACCACAACTGAAAATGTCATAAACAGAAAACGATCTCGCAAAGGTAAAGCTTTCAAATTGGACACACTCTGTCTGAAACTACAAGAGAAGCAAACAGATGCAGAGGGAGAAGATGGAAATAACTCAGGCATGGAAGACATGGAAGATGAATTGCAAATTGATGAAATGGATGATTATGAAAACATGGAAACCAATGAGGACAAACAGATAAAAGAAGGAGAACCAATTTATGGAAACAGCAAGCCATTGACAGATCTTGAAAGGTTTGAACAAATGAGAAAATTTGCTGAAGCTGCAAGTCCACCACATAATTTTGAGAGAAATTCCTCATCCCCACCAAATGAATCAATTTCTGAGAATGAAACAAAGGAGAAAGTAGATCCAAGTGAAGAACAGATTGATCCCAAGGAGTTCATCGAGAAGATGAACAATTTGTCTGAGGATGTTCCTCAGGCCGTTAGACGAGGAACAGAGCTGGCCTGGAAGATCATCCAAGACACCACAGGGGGACCTCCACCCATCAACAATGGGACCTCTAATGGCCTCCACAAAAACGAAGATGGCAAGCAATTCCCTGTCTCACATGATGGGAATCTTTTCACAACTAGTACACCTAAGGACAAGAATGGACACAAAAGTGCAAAGTATGAATGTCCTTATTGTGAGATTGCATTCAGAGACTGTGTCATGTACACAATGCATATGGGTTACCATGGTTACAAGGACCCATTTAAATGTAATATGTGTGGTTACCATGGGCATGATAAAGTAGAGTTTTTTCTTCACATTGCAAGAGAAGCTcacaattaaaagaaaacagatttccaaccttagaaaaaaaacaacatttacaTGTCCAAAAGGTATTTTATGATTTGGAAATAGTGGAGTTTCTTTTAGTgctatttctttaatattttgctGTTGCATTTTAATGATGCTACTTATTTTTATTGGCTAAAATTTGAATTCTAAACTTGGTTTTGGGACCAAAGCACTCTTTTGGAGAAAAGAGTTGACGAGGTGCTGAATTGTTAATGTAGTGCTTTcattagtttatctttttttattaaaagaaaatgatttgatCCCGGTTTCAAGAATTTTAAAGACTAGTCATTTTTTCCTAAGTACTGATAATGGTCAACAACAAAGCAATATGTATTCCTTTACCAATTTTTTGGCTTGTCTATGTGCGAGAAGTTTAATCTAACTTATTATGctgttttaagaaaaaatacattcctCAATTAAATGTAGAACTTGTTGATAGCTTTATAGCACCTAAAACGTGTTAGAATTTTACAATATTCTCTTATTCAAGTTTGCAAGTGTATGTTATATTATTTCATGtctgttaatattttttattcagaaatgtGCTCAGTGCAAAATGTGCTACACACAACACTCCTGCACAAAATGTGCTCCATCTTGTTATAAAATTTTAGTCAATAAGTTTTGTTTccatatttatgtattttttttaaatgatgactGATTATCAAAATCAGCCTGTTTTGATACCCTTGATATTTTTTACATGGCTTTGTAAAGACCATTTTTatacagtgaaaaaaaaaatcatcacccaTTTTAAATATAACTGTAATCGCCACTTCTTTgtgcaataaaatatttttgtaaatatttgtaacCTTTAGTACATATtgcataacaatatctttagtCGAAAGGAGGACAAATACAAGATAATTGCATCACTCAAAAACATTATCGCCACGGACCTCCTAGTTAATGAATGTAATCATTGAATGATGTATTTATCGAATATTTGTTCAGTTTAaagttgttgggtttttttttttcaaatgtaactCAGGGATTCACTTTGTGTAGTGAAAATGTACCAAGTTTAATGATGCTCTTGCCATGTGGTATTTACAGTACCTCCTGctatcactttttaaaatatttttttctttggaattccCAAAGTCATCAATTTGTTTGCTGTATTTAAGGTACACCTGCACCCACTTAAACAGTTTTTTGGGGGGGAATTCCCAAAGTCATTGATTTGTAACGTTTTAGTCTATTATCTTTGTATGAAAGTTTGCCATTAGccattaattttgtaaaatttgttaaaattagttctttttgttaacataaatcaaatagATTTATTCAGTGTAGATCCGTAGTCAGTTAAAGTTTCTGATCATATGTTTTTAACTTATATGTATAATGTGTATCATTTGATTGTAGTTCCTTAAAATTGTACATAgtttcctttatatatatatatattcctgaCCAGCAATATTCTTATTGTGTCTAGAACtgagatatttttgaaatccaTTTAGTATCATATATTTGTAGTGCATGTATcgtgtatatttaaattgtcaGACACGTACATGGGTCCTTGACATCTAAAGGATTCTTCGTGTAAAACAGCAATAACTTTTGTAAATATTAGTACATGTAGCATGTTGTAGTGGGCATTGAGAGGCAAATCTcacacatgtatgtatattttgtaattgttaCCCATTGTCTACCTCAAAAGCTATGGTCCATCATGGCTCCTGTAgattaaatttgatttgtattaTGTAACGTAGATATACATCTAGTTTATCTTTGGAATAAATTTCTTAACATCAAGTTTCTATCCAgg
This genomic window from Magallana gigas chromosome 5, xbMagGiga1.1, whole genome shotgun sequence contains:
- the LOC105330515 gene encoding protein hunchback isoform X1 — its product is MSEEVWTQRGNMIEDALTSRGHGDPGQDNQVQDRAFFEGKSHPPQREDDQHQKRFNDPVSQRSPMMPIIKRKDIVSPQEADTGEKVPSRSGSPRPVGSDIFLPKSHNSPAKSEPHTPEKSERSSPPFLGQGNQQPKRNPSPSELKQSFYPNYPPNLQDFKSTFGGGSFPSPGLGFPKTPNSQEEEGPRGNPPLQRSFSLSDSFHDDDSNSSESSFLNPHTGQPSYIRDPNTGQITYQPNKEGIYFCHLCSFSGTTRSEFEDHMTCHFEHICPHCDYKSRTEGRLKRHIKDFHTEEPADGFGSKRNMGRPKVFRCKQCDFVATEKNDFWQHARSHIKDEKLLQCPRCEFVTEYKHHLEYHLRNHFGSKPFKCNKCNYSCVNKSMLNSHMKSHTNVYQYRCADCTYATKYCHSLKLHLRKYNHKPATVLNSDGSLPQGIDAESSGLSLLQKRGPPRGPRGPRKEKFDPFVGQFMLPHSMPGMAPTMSPGMMSPFWPLLNQVPNGLPPHHPMIPTSLSAKLPPHLNQNKMMPSSPFGFRPLMPGNMGTPFKCSLCSFATDIQQDLLRHVMKVHASENSDLFSIFGISSEALLEEQNRKMNFLSQQQQTPFRELTTPEKSIPTSAYLHVKTEQPTSESSKSSPNSWPHLSPPHSKHNPESRPTSHYSMPDMSVSSYLNGNTSPKEADAPEGEDIIKQMMNKFGSGVPIEKSQSTPKLQLERPFRESPLDLTKPRSPSDDIDDAGIDGGNLSSGENSTTTENVINRKRSRKGKAFKLDTLCLKLQEKQTDAEGEDGNNSGMEDMEDELQIDEMDDYENMETNEDKQIKEGEPIYGNSKPLTDLERFEQMRKFAEAASPPHNFERNSSSPPNESISENETKEKVDPSEEQIDPKEFIEKMNNLSEDVPQAVRRGTELAWKIIQDTTGGPPPINNGTSNGLHKNEDGKQFPVSHDGNLFTTSTPKDKNGHKSAKYECPYCEIAFRDCVMYTMHMGYHGYKDPFKCNMCGYHGHDKVEFFLHIAREAHN
- the LOC105330515 gene encoding protein hunchback isoform X8, with the protein product MQEEKMKDIVSPQEADTGEKVPSRSGSPRPVGSDIFLPKSHNSPAKSEPHTPEKSERSSPPFLGQGNQQPKRNPSPSELKQSFYPNYPPNLQDFKSTFGGGSFPSPGLGFPKTPNSQEEEGPRGNPPLQRSFSLSDSFHDDDSNSSESSFLNPHTGQPSYIRDPNTGQITYQPNKEGIYFCHLCSFSGTTRSEFEDHMTCHFEHICPHCDYKSRTEGRLKRHIKDFHTEEPADGFGSKRNMGRPKVFRCKQCDFVATEKNDFWQHARSHIKDEKLLQCPRCEFVTEYKHHLEYHLRNHFGSKPFKCNKCNYSCVNKSMLNSHMKSHTNVYQYRCADCTYATKYCHSLKLHLRKYNHKPATVLNSDGSLPQGIDAESSGLSLLQKRGPPRGPRGPRKEKFDPFVGQFMLPHSMPGMAPTMSPGMMSPFWPLLNQVPNGLPPHHPMIPTSLSAKLPPHLNQNKMMPSSPFGFRPLMPGNMGTPFKCSLCSFATDIQQDLLRHVMKVHASENSDLFSIFGISSEALLEEQNRKMNFLSQQQQTPFRELTTPEKSIPTSAYLHVKTEQPTSESSKSSPNSWPHLSPPHSKHNPESRPTSHYSMPDMSVSSYLNGNTSPKEADAPEGEDIIKQMMNKFGSGVPIEKSQSTPKLQLERPFRESPLDLTKPRSPSDDIDDAGIDGGNLSSGENSTTTENVINRKRSRKGKAFKLDTLCLKLQEKQTDAEGEDGNNSGMEDMEDELQIDEMDDYENMETNEDKQIKEGEPIYGNSKPLTDLERFEQMRKFAEAASPPHNFERNSSSPPNESISENETKEKVDPSEEQIDPKEFIEKMNNLSEDVPQAVRRGTELAWKIIQDTTGGPPPINNGTSNGLHKNEDGKQFPVSHDGNLFTTSTPKDKNGHKSAKYECPYCEIAFRDCVMYTMHMGYHGYKDPFKCNMCGYHGHDKVEFFLHIAREAHN
- the LOC105330515 gene encoding protein hunchback isoform X5, whose translation is MDTRGLVVSVFSCTRKDIVSPQEADTGEKVPSRSGSPRPVGSDIFLPKSHNSPAKSEPHTPEKSERSSPPFLGQGNQQPKRNPSPSELKQSFYPNYPPNLQDFKSTFGGGSFPSPGLGFPKTPNSQEEEGPRGNPPLQRSFSLSDSFHDDDSNSSESSFLNPHTGQPSYIRDPNTGQITYQPNKEGIYFCHLCSFSGTTRSEFEDHMTCHFEHICPHCDYKSRTEGRLKRHIKDFHTEEPADGFGSKRNMGRPKVFRCKQCDFVATEKNDFWQHARSHIKDEKLLQCPRCEFVTEYKHHLEYHLRNHFGSKPFKCNKCNYSCVNKSMLNSHMKSHTNVYQYRCADCTYATKYCHSLKLHLRKYNHKPATVLNSDGSLPQGIDAESSGLSLLQKRGPPRGPRGPRKEKFDPFVGQFMLPHSMPGMAPTMSPGMMSPFWPLLNQVPNGLPPHHPMIPTSLSAKLPPHLNQNKMMPSSPFGFRPLMPGNMGTPFKCSLCSFATDIQQDLLRHVMKVHASENSDLFSIFGISSEALLEEQNRKMNFLSQQQQTPFRELTTPEKSIPTSAYLHVKTEQPTSESSKSSPNSWPHLSPPHSKHNPESRPTSHYSMPDMSVSSYLNGNTSPKEADAPEGEDIIKQMMNKFGSGVPIEKSQSTPKLQLERPFRESPLDLTKPRSPSDDIDDAGIDGGNLSSGENSTTTENVINRKRSRKGKAFKLDTLCLKLQEKQTDAEGEDGNNSGMEDMEDELQIDEMDDYENMETNEDKQIKEGEPIYGNSKPLTDLERFEQMRKFAEAASPPHNFERNSSSPPNESISENETKEKVDPSEEQIDPKEFIEKMNNLSEDVPQAVRRGTELAWKIIQDTTGGPPPINNGTSNGLHKNEDGKQFPVSHDGNLFTTSTPKDKNGHKSAKYECPYCEIAFRDCVMYTMHMGYHGYKDPFKCNMCGYHGHDKVEFFLHIAREAHN
- the LOC105330515 gene encoding protein hunchback isoform X2; this encodes MVDFNYNSLTHVELTPTFEFSINMNVFCDSPVRKDIVSPQEADTGEKVPSRSGSPRPVGSDIFLPKSHNSPAKSEPHTPEKSERSSPPFLGQGNQQPKRNPSPSELKQSFYPNYPPNLQDFKSTFGGGSFPSPGLGFPKTPNSQEEEGPRGNPPLQRSFSLSDSFHDDDSNSSESSFLNPHTGQPSYIRDPNTGQITYQPNKEGIYFCHLCSFSGTTRSEFEDHMTCHFEHICPHCDYKSRTEGRLKRHIKDFHTEEPADGFGSKRNMGRPKVFRCKQCDFVATEKNDFWQHARSHIKDEKLLQCPRCEFVTEYKHHLEYHLRNHFGSKPFKCNKCNYSCVNKSMLNSHMKSHTNVYQYRCADCTYATKYCHSLKLHLRKYNHKPATVLNSDGSLPQGIDAESSGLSLLQKRGPPRGPRGPRKEKFDPFVGQFMLPHSMPGMAPTMSPGMMSPFWPLLNQVPNGLPPHHPMIPTSLSAKLPPHLNQNKMMPSSPFGFRPLMPGNMGTPFKCSLCSFATDIQQDLLRHVMKVHASENSDLFSIFGISSEALLEEQNRKMNFLSQQQQTPFRELTTPEKSIPTSAYLHVKTEQPTSESSKSSPNSWPHLSPPHSKHNPESRPTSHYSMPDMSVSSYLNGNTSPKEADAPEGEDIIKQMMNKFGSGVPIEKSQSTPKLQLERPFRESPLDLTKPRSPSDDIDDAGIDGGNLSSGENSTTTENVINRKRSRKGKAFKLDTLCLKLQEKQTDAEGEDGNNSGMEDMEDELQIDEMDDYENMETNEDKQIKEGEPIYGNSKPLTDLERFEQMRKFAEAASPPHNFERNSSSPPNESISENETKEKVDPSEEQIDPKEFIEKMNNLSEDVPQAVRRGTELAWKIIQDTTGGPPPINNGTSNGLHKNEDGKQFPVSHDGNLFTTSTPKDKNGHKSAKYECPYCEIAFRDCVMYTMHMGYHGYKDPFKCNMCGYHGHDKVEFFLHIAREAHN
- the LOC105330515 gene encoding protein hunchback isoform X7; amino-acid sequence: MMPIIKRKDIVSPQEADTGEKVPSRSGSPRPVGSDIFLPKSHNSPAKSEPHTPEKSERSSPPFLGQGNQQPKRNPSPSELKQSFYPNYPPNLQDFKSTFGGGSFPSPGLGFPKTPNSQEEEGPRGNPPLQRSFSLSDSFHDDDSNSSESSFLNPHTGQPSYIRDPNTGQITYQPNKEGIYFCHLCSFSGTTRSEFEDHMTCHFEHICPHCDYKSRTEGRLKRHIKDFHTEEPADGFGSKRNMGRPKVFRCKQCDFVATEKNDFWQHARSHIKDEKLLQCPRCEFVTEYKHHLEYHLRNHFGSKPFKCNKCNYSCVNKSMLNSHMKSHTNVYQYRCADCTYATKYCHSLKLHLRKYNHKPATVLNSDGSLPQGIDAESSGLSLLQKRGPPRGPRGPRKEKFDPFVGQFMLPHSMPGMAPTMSPGMMSPFWPLLNQVPNGLPPHHPMIPTSLSAKLPPHLNQNKMMPSSPFGFRPLMPGNMGTPFKCSLCSFATDIQQDLLRHVMKVHASENSDLFSIFGISSEALLEEQNRKMNFLSQQQQTPFRELTTPEKSIPTSAYLHVKTEQPTSESSKSSPNSWPHLSPPHSKHNPESRPTSHYSMPDMSVSSYLNGNTSPKEADAPEGEDIIKQMMNKFGSGVPIEKSQSTPKLQLERPFRESPLDLTKPRSPSDDIDDAGIDGGNLSSGENSTTTENVINRKRSRKGKAFKLDTLCLKLQEKQTDAEGEDGNNSGMEDMEDELQIDEMDDYENMETNEDKQIKEGEPIYGNSKPLTDLERFEQMRKFAEAASPPHNFERNSSSPPNESISENETKEKVDPSEEQIDPKEFIEKMNNLSEDVPQAVRRGTELAWKIIQDTTGGPPPINNGTSNGLHKNEDGKQFPVSHDGNLFTTSTPKDKNGHKSAKYECPYCEIAFRDCVMYTMHMGYHGYKDPFKCNMCGYHGHDKVEFFLHIAREAHN
- the LOC105330515 gene encoding protein hunchback isoform X4, which gives rise to MVIEKYEAPKINNRMKDIVSPQEADTGEKVPSRSGSPRPVGSDIFLPKSHNSPAKSEPHTPEKSERSSPPFLGQGNQQPKRNPSPSELKQSFYPNYPPNLQDFKSTFGGGSFPSPGLGFPKTPNSQEEEGPRGNPPLQRSFSLSDSFHDDDSNSSESSFLNPHTGQPSYIRDPNTGQITYQPNKEGIYFCHLCSFSGTTRSEFEDHMTCHFEHICPHCDYKSRTEGRLKRHIKDFHTEEPADGFGSKRNMGRPKVFRCKQCDFVATEKNDFWQHARSHIKDEKLLQCPRCEFVTEYKHHLEYHLRNHFGSKPFKCNKCNYSCVNKSMLNSHMKSHTNVYQYRCADCTYATKYCHSLKLHLRKYNHKPATVLNSDGSLPQGIDAESSGLSLLQKRGPPRGPRGPRKEKFDPFVGQFMLPHSMPGMAPTMSPGMMSPFWPLLNQVPNGLPPHHPMIPTSLSAKLPPHLNQNKMMPSSPFGFRPLMPGNMGTPFKCSLCSFATDIQQDLLRHVMKVHASENSDLFSIFGISSEALLEEQNRKMNFLSQQQQTPFRELTTPEKSIPTSAYLHVKTEQPTSESSKSSPNSWPHLSPPHSKHNPESRPTSHYSMPDMSVSSYLNGNTSPKEADAPEGEDIIKQMMNKFGSGVPIEKSQSTPKLQLERPFRESPLDLTKPRSPSDDIDDAGIDGGNLSSGENSTTTENVINRKRSRKGKAFKLDTLCLKLQEKQTDAEGEDGNNSGMEDMEDELQIDEMDDYENMETNEDKQIKEGEPIYGNSKPLTDLERFEQMRKFAEAASPPHNFERNSSSPPNESISENETKEKVDPSEEQIDPKEFIEKMNNLSEDVPQAVRRGTELAWKIIQDTTGGPPPINNGTSNGLHKNEDGKQFPVSHDGNLFTTSTPKDKNGHKSAKYECPYCEIAFRDCVMYTMHMGYHGYKDPFKCNMCGYHGHDKVEFFLHIAREAHN
- the LOC105330515 gene encoding protein hunchback isoform X6, which codes for MVEMETLRKDIVSPQEADTGEKVPSRSGSPRPVGSDIFLPKSHNSPAKSEPHTPEKSERSSPPFLGQGNQQPKRNPSPSELKQSFYPNYPPNLQDFKSTFGGGSFPSPGLGFPKTPNSQEEEGPRGNPPLQRSFSLSDSFHDDDSNSSESSFLNPHTGQPSYIRDPNTGQITYQPNKEGIYFCHLCSFSGTTRSEFEDHMTCHFEHICPHCDYKSRTEGRLKRHIKDFHTEEPADGFGSKRNMGRPKVFRCKQCDFVATEKNDFWQHARSHIKDEKLLQCPRCEFVTEYKHHLEYHLRNHFGSKPFKCNKCNYSCVNKSMLNSHMKSHTNVYQYRCADCTYATKYCHSLKLHLRKYNHKPATVLNSDGSLPQGIDAESSGLSLLQKRGPPRGPRGPRKEKFDPFVGQFMLPHSMPGMAPTMSPGMMSPFWPLLNQVPNGLPPHHPMIPTSLSAKLPPHLNQNKMMPSSPFGFRPLMPGNMGTPFKCSLCSFATDIQQDLLRHVMKVHASENSDLFSIFGISSEALLEEQNRKMNFLSQQQQTPFRELTTPEKSIPTSAYLHVKTEQPTSESSKSSPNSWPHLSPPHSKHNPESRPTSHYSMPDMSVSSYLNGNTSPKEADAPEGEDIIKQMMNKFGSGVPIEKSQSTPKLQLERPFRESPLDLTKPRSPSDDIDDAGIDGGNLSSGENSTTTENVINRKRSRKGKAFKLDTLCLKLQEKQTDAEGEDGNNSGMEDMEDELQIDEMDDYENMETNEDKQIKEGEPIYGNSKPLTDLERFEQMRKFAEAASPPHNFERNSSSPPNESISENETKEKVDPSEEQIDPKEFIEKMNNLSEDVPQAVRRGTELAWKIIQDTTGGPPPINNGTSNGLHKNEDGKQFPVSHDGNLFTTSTPKDKNGHKSAKYECPYCEIAFRDCVMYTMHMGYHGYKDPFKCNMCGYHGHDKVEFFLHIAREAHN
- the LOC105330515 gene encoding protein hunchback isoform X3 encodes the protein MHTEVEEVPGLYTESRKDIVSPQEADTGEKVPSRSGSPRPVGSDIFLPKSHNSPAKSEPHTPEKSERSSPPFLGQGNQQPKRNPSPSELKQSFYPNYPPNLQDFKSTFGGGSFPSPGLGFPKTPNSQEEEGPRGNPPLQRSFSLSDSFHDDDSNSSESSFLNPHTGQPSYIRDPNTGQITYQPNKEGIYFCHLCSFSGTTRSEFEDHMTCHFEHICPHCDYKSRTEGRLKRHIKDFHTEEPADGFGSKRNMGRPKVFRCKQCDFVATEKNDFWQHARSHIKDEKLLQCPRCEFVTEYKHHLEYHLRNHFGSKPFKCNKCNYSCVNKSMLNSHMKSHTNVYQYRCADCTYATKYCHSLKLHLRKYNHKPATVLNSDGSLPQGIDAESSGLSLLQKRGPPRGPRGPRKEKFDPFVGQFMLPHSMPGMAPTMSPGMMSPFWPLLNQVPNGLPPHHPMIPTSLSAKLPPHLNQNKMMPSSPFGFRPLMPGNMGTPFKCSLCSFATDIQQDLLRHVMKVHASENSDLFSIFGISSEALLEEQNRKMNFLSQQQQTPFRELTTPEKSIPTSAYLHVKTEQPTSESSKSSPNSWPHLSPPHSKHNPESRPTSHYSMPDMSVSSYLNGNTSPKEADAPEGEDIIKQMMNKFGSGVPIEKSQSTPKLQLERPFRESPLDLTKPRSPSDDIDDAGIDGGNLSSGENSTTTENVINRKRSRKGKAFKLDTLCLKLQEKQTDAEGEDGNNSGMEDMEDELQIDEMDDYENMETNEDKQIKEGEPIYGNSKPLTDLERFEQMRKFAEAASPPHNFERNSSSPPNESISENETKEKVDPSEEQIDPKEFIEKMNNLSEDVPQAVRRGTELAWKIIQDTTGGPPPINNGTSNGLHKNEDGKQFPVSHDGNLFTTSTPKDKNGHKSAKYECPYCEIAFRDCVMYTMHMGYHGYKDPFKCNMCGYHGHDKVEFFLHIAREAHN